TTTTAATATGATTCGTAAACACGTGAAAGTAGAGCCAGAACGCTGGTATACGCATTGCGATCAGTTAGGAATTCTGGTTTGGCAAGATATGCCGAGTGGCGACGATCAGCCGATCTGGCAAAACACAAAATATTTTACCGGAACAGAATTAGAGCGTTCTGCAAAATCAGAAGAAATCTACAGAAAAGAATGGAGAGAGATTATGGATCATTTGTATTCATACCCAAGTATTGTGGTTTGGGTTCCGTTTAACGAAGCTTGGGGACAATTCAAAACCGTTGAAATTACCGAATGGACGAAAAATCATGATTCTACACGTTTGATTAATTCTGCGAGTGGCGGAAATCACTTTCAAACAGGAGATATTTTGGATTTACACAATTACCCTGGCCCAGAAATGTATTTGTACGATGCAAGAAGAGTTACGGTCTTGGGAGAATATGGGGGAATCGGACTTCCGCTAGAGGGACATTTGTGGAGAGCAAATGACAACTGGGGTTATGTTAAATTTAAAAATGCAGGTGAAGTTACCGCTGAATACATAAAGTACGCTGAAATGCTTCGAAAATACGTTAAAACGGGATTCTCGGCTGCAGTCTATACTCAAACAACCGATGTCGAAGGCGAAGTGAACGGCTTTATGACTTATGATCGAAAAGTTGATAAGATGGATTTTAAAGCGGTAAATAAAGTCAATACAGAAGTTATAAATGCTTTGAATTAGAGTTAAAATTTATTTCTCCCCACAGATTTTGCAGATTACGCTGATAAAAAAAATCTGCACACTCTGCGAGAGAAAATTCAAAGACTAATAAAAAACTAAAAATGAAAAAATATCTAATCCTCTTGCTTTTCACAACGATAAGTTTTGCACAGCAAAAAACATTTACTAACCCAATCCTTCCATCTGGAGCAGATCCTTACAGCACGTATTACAAAGGCTATTATTACTACACCAATACGCTTGGAAACAAATTGGTTTTATGGAAAACGAAAGACTTGTCGGGTATTAAAAACGCAGAGAGCAAAGTGATTTGGACACCGCCCAAAAACACCAATTATTCGGCAGAAATCTGGGCGCCAGAGTTTCATATCATCAACGGAAAGTGGTATTGCTATTTCGCAGCCGATAATGGCGATAACAACAATCACAGAATGTATGTTTTAGAAAATAAATCTTCAGATCCGTTTAAAGGGAATTTCGAGTTTAAAGGCAAAATTGCGGCGAAAACTGACAAATGGGCAATTGACGGGAATGTATTTGAGCATAAAAAACAGGTTTACATGATTTGGGCAGGTTGGGCAGGCGACAAAAACGGTCAGCAGAATATTTACATTGCCAAAATGAAAAATCCGCTTGAGATTGATGGCGATCGTGTTATGATTTCTGCGCCAACAAACTATTGGGAAACGCATGGCGCTTTGCATGATGAGGTAAATCCGTCGCAAGTAAATGTGAACGAAGGACCGCAGTTTTTGGAAAGAAACGGTAAAATTTTCATTGTTTTTTCTGCAAGCGGATGCTGGACTGATTTTTATGCTTTAGGATTGTTAAGCTTTAATGGCGGAGATAATTTGCTAGATGCGAATGCTTGGAAGAAATCTCCAGAGCCTATTTTCAAGCAATCAGAAAAGAACAAAGTTTATGCGCCAGGACACAATTCATTTTTTAAATCTCCTGATGGAAAAGAGGATTGGATTTTATATCACGCCAATTCAAACCCGGGAGAAGGTTGCGGAAACAAAAGGTCGCCAAGAATGCAGAAAATTGACTGGGATGCTAACGGATTTCCTGTTTTAGGCGAGCCAGTTAGTGAAGGAACGCCATTGGCTATTCCATCAAATTAAAAATCATTTCAAAAGATATAAAAATGAAAAATATTCAAATTGCCGCAGTTTTGTTGCTGGTACTTTTCCAATTCAGCTGTAAAGACAGTAAAAAAGAAAATGCGGTTTTAAAAGAAAACACAGAAATCAAATTAGATTCAGTGAAAACGGTTTTAGAGGCCAAAAATTTTGATACAATCATCGATGGTAAAAAAGTCACGTTGTATTGGATTGAAAATAAAGATGTGAAGGCTGCTTTTACCAACTATGGCGGACGATTAATAGGTTTGTGGGTTAAGGATAAAAACGGAAAACCGACTGATGTTGTAGTCGGTATAAATAGTGTAAAAGGCTTTAAAAACGCAACAGAACCTTACTTTGGTGCTACAATCGGAAGAGTTGGCAACAGAGTTGCATTAGGAAAATTTACGCTCGAAGGAAAGCAATATCAGATTCCACTTAATAACGGAAAAAATGCGCTACACGGTGGTGTAAAAGGTTTTCAGGACGTTGTTTGGAATGCTGAAAAGACAAACGGGAACACCTTGGTTTTTACTTATGCTTCGCCAGATGGAGAGCAAGGCTTTCCTGGAAATCTGAAT
The Flavobacterium humidisoli DNA segment above includes these coding regions:
- a CDS encoding family 43 glycosylhydrolase, with amino-acid sequence MKKYLILLLFTTISFAQQKTFTNPILPSGADPYSTYYKGYYYYTNTLGNKLVLWKTKDLSGIKNAESKVIWTPPKNTNYSAEIWAPEFHIINGKWYCYFAADNGDNNNHRMYVLENKSSDPFKGNFEFKGKIAAKTDKWAIDGNVFEHKKQVYMIWAGWAGDKNGQQNIYIAKMKNPLEIDGDRVMISAPTNYWETHGALHDEVNPSQVNVNEGPQFLERNGKIFIVFSASGCWTDFYALGLLSFNGGDNLLDANAWKKSPEPIFKQSEKNKVYAPGHNSFFKSPDGKEDWILYHANSNPGEGCGNKRSPRMQKIDWDANGFPVLGEPVSEGTPLAIPSN